The proteins below are encoded in one region of Carettochelys insculpta isolate YL-2023 chromosome 14, ASM3395843v1, whole genome shotgun sequence:
- the EMC8 gene encoding ER membrane protein complex subunit 8, producing the protein MKLTTQAYCKMVLHGAKYPHCAVNGLLVAEKQPHASRRDPQPHTLFVDCIPLFHGTLALAPMLEVALTLIDSWCKENSYVIAGYYQANERVKDASPNQVAEKVASRIAEGFNDPALIMVDNNKFTMECIEPAIHVYEHHENKWRCRDPHFDYCEDWSEAQRIAASLLDSKSYETLVDFDNHLDDIRNDWTNPEINKAVLHLC; encoded by the exons ATGAAGCTGACCACTCAGGCCTACTGCAAGATGGTGCTGCACGGAGCCAAGTACCCGCACTGCGCCGTCAACGGGCTGCTGGTGGCCGAGAAGCAGCCGCACGCCTCCCGCAGGGACccgcagccccacaccctcttcgTGGACTGCATCCCCCTCTTCCACGgcaccctggctctggcccccatGCTGGAGGTGGCGCTGACCCTG ATTGATTCTTGGTGCAAAGAGAATAGTTACGTGATAGCTGGATATTATCAGGCTAACGAGCGCGTGAAAGATGCCAG TCCAAACCAGGTCGCTGAAAAGGTAGCCTCCAGGATTGCAGAGGGCTTTAATGACCCAGCACTCATAATG GTGGATAACAATAAATTTACGATGGAGTGCATAGAACCTGCCATTCATGTGTATGAGCATCACGAGAACAAATGGAGATGCAGAGACCCACATTT TGATTATTGTGAAGACTGGTCTGAAGCCCAGAGAATTGCTGCATCTCTCTTGGACAGCAAATCCTACGAAACCCTTGTGGATTTTGATAATCACCTAGATGACATCCGGAATGACTGGACGAACCCAGAAATCAACAAAGCTGTCTTACACCTATGTTAG